The genome window TTGTAGGGGATGATGCTTTGGTTCAAAGGAAATGGGATGATGGAGTGCACTAAGAAATGATAATAGCCGGAAAATCTCATAACTCACCGCAAAATCTCAGCCAACCCGACAACCCTAGCCAACCTAACCTTGCAATTATCTGCTAGCTTCTGCTTTTGCAACGCCTTTCAATGGCTTTTTCACAATGGAaccctctttttctttctttttttttaactcgCCGCCAAATGATCGACCAACTCGCTTAAACCTCACCTATAAGAAGcgttattttcttctctttcaacCATCCAAGGACGTCCAACCCTATCTCTTCACTATTAACTCTCAAAAACCTTAATACTCGTCTGATAATGGCTTCAAAAATTACGTCCTTTCTTCTTGCTCAAGTTTTCGTCGTCAGCATTCTTCTTGCTATTGGTAGGCAGGCAGTTGCAACACGTAACATCCCACGAAACCCAGAGAATGCTAATCAAGCGAAGCATCCCGAGTGGCTGATTGGACATGATAGCAGCGTACTCATTCCGGGCCTTGAACCCAAAAATCCATATTGCGGCCGCATTGGTGGCTCAACAGATGGTGGATCTGGCTATATTCCAGGTGGAGACGACACGTTTGTTCCAAACCCTGGGTTTGAGGTGCCAATACCTGGCAATGGTGCTGGCAGTGCATCTGCAGGAAAGCGTCAACATCCTTGAACATTGCTCTGCTATATGTGAAACTTAATAATGATATTAGATAATAAAGGCAATCAGTTTCCATACTCCCATTGTATTCAGTCTAGTCTATCATATTCTTATATTTAACGTGATACTAGTTTTAGATTGTCGTGTTTTAGGATAAAACAAGCGTGCAAGATGCAAATGTTTTTAGTTCATCATTGCCATCGAGTCCAGTGTCTAATTTGCATTTTCCGCTTGGAAAACTACTTCTTCCCAAGTAATTATCATGTATTTCAGTGTGGAAACGAATCATGGTCTTTGCCTATGTACTCTGTTTTCCCATTTCATCATATTAGATCCTACAGTTTGCTCTTAGCTTGCAGgcttaaatataaattgatttggTCATTTGAAATGTCAAGGATGATTAGAGTATAAACTTGGCCATGAGACCAGTATCATCGTACTCGACTGTGTCAATGAGTGCGATAGGCATGCTACTCATAGTTCATAAAATGCAATGAGATTAGGATAAATGCtggtattaaaaaaaagaataagctTTTTTCCGTGTCAATAATTGAAAGTTTATATGGgcatgcttttttttttttttgtcaaaaaggTAACAGGATAGCATTAACAGAACTCAGTGAACTGTTCGatacaaatacaaaataattcatTAGGAGATAGCACATCCGATTGAGAGGAAGGCCGAACATTACTCCCCCTAAAAGGCAAGTGTATTCGCACATCTATTCCTTCTCGAAAAACATGTCTGAGGCTCTTAGAAGTCATAGTAACAAGGAGCATCCTGTATTCATCGATTAATGGACATAACAAAGGGTTAAAAGTATTCATACTAGACATAAAAtggataataataatagcatCAACTTCAATATCAATATGTGTAACATTAAGATCTAATGCTAAACTAAATCCATCTTTAAGAGCTCAAAGTTGAACCTCAACACAAGTTGCCTTAGGAAAATGTCTATAGGAGCCAATCATCCAAATTCCCTCATGGTCCCGGATCAAAGAACCTAtgctttcacatttaaggatGGGGACCAATGTCAGCAAGGGAGGAGGAAGAAAAGACATTTCAAAAGGGACAGCTGAAGAGAATGCAAAGTCACAATTGTTGTCTTTGTTAAAGCAGATTAAAAGAAGTGGTTACCTTCAATATCAACAAAACTAACAAGTAACAACTACTGGTACATTTAGAAATCCTCTACAAGAACTAaaatttaagagttttatttttcGACCTGAAATAAATTtgcattctatttttttttaaaaagtgttaatttgaaatatttgcCATAATGGAATGAACATCAGGAGgttttgaaacaattaaatcaaacttaACCCCCAGGACTATTGACAGTAAAATTGCATTCATCATTCCCCTGATACAGAAATTAATGTCAGCATGTTTCCCCTGAGACAAAAGATTaagcaacaaaaataaatggtatGACGAAAAAAAGTTCATCTAcacatttttgaaaaaaataatatagtaaaAGTGACTAACTTGACAAGAATATCATAGTATAGGGACCTAATATACAAATTTCCCTTTCATTTTGACTTTCTTTAAATCGGAAAACCTTAGCTACTAGTTCCCTTGCAAATCAGCACCGAAAAACCCTGATGAGAAGAACCCTAGTGAAATCCCCGATTCTGTTCTCTATCTCTCGTCTCCAATCTCCACCTCTGTCTAGTCCCTATAGAAATGTTGACCCACTGCCAAATTCTCCCAAACTGTCATCCAACTCACTCTCTATTTCTTTCTCCAGGTTCATGTTTACTCCCAGTTATATTCCTCCTCCCGAGTGGATAGAGCCCTTCATTAATCTCTCTGGTTTATCCTCAACTAATCCTCAAGACTTGCAACCATCTCCTTGGGTAAGCCAAATTCTCAATCTTTTAGATGGTTCTTCTAACATGGAATCAACTTTAGACTCTTTCTGCCACAAGTTCTTGATCAGGTTGTCTCcgaattttgtttcttttgcttTGTCATCTGTCGAGATTCAAAACAAACCCGATGTTGCTTTGAGGTTCTTTACATGGGCTGCTAAGCAAAAGAAATATACCCATAAGCTGGAATGTTATGTCtctttaataaatgttttagcATTAGCAAATGATTTGGTGAAAGTTAGATTTTTGTTTGGTCAACTTAAGGAACTGGGGTTTGTATTGACAATGTCATCTGCAAATTCTTTGATTAAGAACTTTGGGGAACTTGGGATGGTTGAGGAGTTATTGTGGGTGTGGCGAAGAATGAAAGAGAATGGAATTGAACCTagtttatatacatttaattttttacttaacgGATTGGTGAATTCAATGTTTATTGAATCTGCTGAGCGGGTTTTTGAGGTAATGGAGGATGGTAAAATTAGACTTGATCTTGTGAGTTACAATACCATGATTAAGGGATATTGTAAGGCAGGAAAAACTCAGAAAGCAATGGAATTATTACGAGTTATGGAGTCGATAAATTTGGAGCCAGATAAGATTACTTATATGACATTGATTCAGGCATGTTATTCAGAGGGGAACTTTGACTCTTGTTTGGCTCTGTATCATGAAATGGGGGAGAAAGGATGTGAAGTTCCACCTCATGCATATAGTTTAGTTGTTGGAGGACTCTGTAAAGAAGGGAAATGCCTTGAAGGATATGTTGTTTTTGAGAATATGATTCGGAATGGGCTTAAAGCAAATGTGGCAGTTTATACAACTTTGATAGATGCATTTGCAAAATGTGGAAAGATGGAAGAGGCACTAGAGCTATTTGAGAGGATGAAAACTGATGGGCTTGAACCAGATGAGGTTTCATATGGGGTCATTGTTAATGGTTTGTGTAAGAGTGGAAGATTAGATGAGGCTATGGAGTATCTCAGGTTTTGTCGTGCTAATGAAGTGGCAGTCAATGCCATGTTTTATTCGAGTCTCATTGATGGGTTGGGTAAGGCTGGTAGAGTAGATGAAGCTCAGAAGCTTTTTGAAGAGATGGTTGAGAAAGACTGCCCACGGGATTCATATTGTTACAATGCCCTTATCGATGCCCTTGCAAAGTGTGGGAGGGTCAATGAAGCATTAACGCTGTTTAACAGGATGGAGGATGAAGGATGTGATCAGACGGTTTATACATACACAATACTCATAAGTGGACTGTTCAGGGAGCGTAAGAATGAAGAGGCAATGAAGCTCTGGGATATGATGATTGATAAAGGTATCACACCAACTGCAGCTTCTTTTAGGGCTCTCTCAATTGGGCTTTGTCTATCAGGCAAGGTAACAAGGGCCTGCAAGATTTTGGATGATCTAGCACCTATGGGTGTTATTCCTGAGACAGCTCTTGAAGATATGATCTATGTGCTGTGCAAAGCAGGCCGTGTCAAGGAGGCCTGCAAGCTGGCTGACGGTATCGTTGATAGGGGTAGAGAAATACCTGGAAGAATCCGAACTGTTCTTATCAATGCCTTGAGAAAAGCAGGCAATGCAAATTTGGCCATGAAGTTAATGCATAGTAAGATTGGTATAGGTTATGATCGAGTGGGTAGCATTAAAAGGCGAGTGAAATTCCGGATTCTTCTTGAAAGTTGAAAGTTGAAAGTTCTGTGCCTTTATTCCTTACCATATAATACCATCTTAACTCACAGACATGATCATGAGATATGCTTCATCCATGCCCTTCTTGTAGAAAAGCGTCTCTATAACCACCTGAAATTTATGCAAGAACTATCAGTTGCCGGTTCACTCATCCAGATAGCAGAAAATAACTTATTCTGCTGGCTACTAGGAGCACCCATCATGTAATCTCCGGGCATGCAGGCGAGGTATGTACTTGGTCACTCCCTTAGAACTAGTATATAAAAAATCTTCAGAAATTTGCCCATGTTCACAACACTACCCCTTTCCGAAATTGCCATATATGTATACAAAGAGTTTGGAGATTTGTAATTATACATGACAAGTCTCTGTTTCAAAAGACATATTATCtcagaataaagaaaaaaataggaaTGTCATCAAGGACCACATATAACACAAATGAAGATATCACCTTACCCAATTTGTAGTTGGTTCTCTTGTCTTTCTTTTAGAATCTTCATGAAAGgttcattttaaatttcatttgtattgAAATTAATGAGCTTAAAGGATTTCATTGACATCCATTAGGATATTTCAATAGTATATGGGGCATGTATTATACGTGATTTTTACAGAACAAATTAATGAGCTAAAGCCTGAAAggatatatttcaatttttagtcTATCATGTTTTGTATTAAGTTGATTCTGATTCTAGTGTATGGGGCATGTATTATACGtgatttttacaaaaaattaaatatatgataatttgtttttttaaagtgttttggaTAGGGTTGGAAACTCAGGTCGATTGTTGGCAGTGTATTCGACTCTTGGTTGACAACTATTAAGTGGTagttaaaaaaaacttagtATGGAAACcaaaagtaagtaaatagacATACTTCCTTGAAGATAATCTGTCGGCCAAAAGGGAATGGCACTCGGCAATAAtctatgaaaatgaaaatgaatctgTTTCATGAAACCAAAAGGAGgctaagtttatatatatacatttataaaatGCAGTACTCATCGAACAATGCTTTGtaaattatacatgtttaatcTTCAAGTAGTAATGAttgaaaattgataaaagatataTCAGTATATAGTAGCTATAGTGGGTGGAATATCTGTActcattttgtaaattataCCGTAAGGGAGGGATGGTAGGAATGATGATACATAATTTCTGGGTGGTTTCCGCTTCAAGGCAAAAAAGATAATTTGCatggaataataataattccATGGATAACATAGACAACACGAGCTAAAATATCTGATGAATCAAGATAGGAAAAAGGTATGATTCTTTTGGCATTCCTCTTTTCCGTAAAAGTTAGGCCATGGATAATATCAGATACATTCAAACCCTATGACGACAATACAAGAAAAAGCTTAGATATTCTCCCCCCCATCATATCCCAATCCTCCTTGTCTACTACGTTCTCCTTGACTTTGACGCCTATCCTTCTCTTGGTTTCATCCCCCATTCTCCCTATATACTCCCATTTATGCCACACCTTCCAATTCCCCCCCTTCACTTCACATTTACCACCTCCCAACCTAATTATCGCTAGTTCATGGATTCTGTTTCCCCTCTACCCTCTCCTTCCTCCGTCACCAATTATCGCATCTACACTTCATTTTGTTCCAATGATTTATTGCCCACTCCAAACATGTCCAATTGGATAGAGTGCTACGACCCTAACACCAACTCTTGGCATCGCGTGTGCAGAATTCCCGAGCTGCTTCAGAACCATGTGCGAAAAGATTTTGCCATGGTCTCCATCGGTGACTCCATCTACATTATTGGCGGAAGGCTTTGCCACAAGGCTCCAAGCCATCATGACCCTTACGAAATTGTCCAGGATGATCTTGAGGTCTTATCCTCCGTCATACGCTACGATGTGTGCAGTGGCGTGTGGTCCAAGTGTGCGCCACTCGCCATCCCACGTTTTGATTTTGCATGTACCGTGTGCGACAACAAAATCTATGTGGCAGGTGGACAGTGCACATTAGACGTCGCACGTGGCACCTCCTCAGCTGAGGTGTACAACCCGACGCTGGACGAGTGGAAGCCATTGCCTGACATGAGCGTGATGAGGTACAAATGTGTGGGAGTGACATGGCAAGGGAAAATCCACGTGATAGGAGGATTTGCTGAGAAGGCAGATTTGGATAAGCTGCCGTGGAACACCATCGGAAGATGTTCAGCTGAGGTGTACAACTCGGACAATGCCAAGTGGGATCTGGTAATGGGAATGTGGAAATTGGACGTGCCACCAAATCAAATCGTGGCAGTTGATGAAAAGCTTTTCAGCTCAGGGGATTGTCTAAATGCATGGAAAGGTCACATCGAGGAGTACGATGGGAAATTTTGGAATGAAGTAGAGGGGTCACACCTGGAAACATTATCATCGCCAAATTCGGTGTGGGACGCAAACTGGCCTCCAGCCAAACGAATTTACATAACAATGGCAGCAATTGGGAGTAAGCTGTTTTTCTTGGCGGGATATAGGAAGCCAGGGGAGACGTCGAGGTTGATGTCCGTAGTACACGTGTTCGACACATGGGCGAAAAGGGATGGAGGGAGGAGTTTAGAGCCTACGGAAGAGGAAGGAGAAAAGGAGCTTTGCTCTCATGCCTGCGTTGTTTTTCTTCCCAACAATTAATACTATACTATTCAACCATTCATATTCCATTATTGTTTGTTGTTGTTAGCCTTTCAGAAATTTCTACTTTGTATTTCgggttttttcttctttttttcctttttggttgGCTTGTGATTAAATTTCCAGTCTTTTTAGCATTTGTTATAAGAGATGATTTGTGATGTTTCTGTGTGGGCGATATAATGATTTATAATATAGTTgtagatgattttttttaatcaatggACGGTAGATGagttttttacccaaaatccttttttatttccaTGGTTTGGCTTGGATGATATAAATGACTGAAATATGATCTAATGTGTCCATTGGGCTGCCAGTTGTTGTAGTGGACTGGGTTAGCTTTCTGGCTTCTTAAAGAGTGGTTTAGTTGGACTGCCATGAGGCACAGTCAATGCATGGTGAGATATGAGATGATGTAGGTTAGCATGTGCGATGGTCATTAACCAACGCAACCCCTGTTTCCTTTTTTTCGTGTCTTTGACAGCTTCGCTTATTCTTCAACTCACCCATCCAACTTTTACTTCTTTCTTACATTTTCTAGGATTCGCTTCAAAAGGTCATTGGATCCATGTATCCTACATGTCTTGTAATGAACTGGAAAAAGGTTGTCCCAATTATCAATGTATTCCCCTcttttatttgtctttttaCACTAATACACGtacattttttaagaaataataataatttttaaattactatGAGAATTTTTCCTTTTGGACATCTTTTTAATCCTTTTGGAACCGCAAATATTtctaaattgctcaaaataattaagtttttttttttttttatacttttggtTTTTATCACTATTATTAGCTTCGTCTTTTTGTTACATATAATTTGGCAGATATATTGTCACTGTGGACCACTTCCCCTATCTCTTCAATCCCCAAAGATAGAGATTTAGAAATGGGGATTTTTAAGCTAAGAGAAAGCATAAATACTGCGATTGAAGTAGTGtatacattttatcaaataaagcatAGGATGGACGACATTGAAATTGACCTGCATATGAAGCTGGAAAAACAAGTGAGGCAGAAATGATGTAGGGTTAGGTATGGGTGGTGAGGCATTAATTATATATGACGTACGTACTCAGGATTCGGCCCTGCCCTACCATTTCCACTACTAGTGTAAATAATGTAAGTTCTGTATTTATTAtctgtattttaatttaattatttttaatttttgtatttttagaatttaaaaattttagtcttaatcaaattatagttattaaaattattaagttaactttcgttatttttaaattttgatatgtcaaatatattattatatgtataatgtTATGTCggtttgttattttcacatattactcacaaaAAATCAGTTAATAGATTTAACGATTGTCGTTTGCATTaacactaaaattttgaaattcaaaaaatatagcCACTAAGAATAATCCAAATAGTGAACGTGGATTAAATTACAGGACTAATGGCATAATTTAACCAATCTTGTTTAACTGTTATCATTGGgtcgattaaaattttaaattctaaaaagtatagggactaaattgatcaaattaaagtacatgtattaaattcataatttctatAAAGTACAGGGTCTAATAGCAAAAATTGTCcgatttattttgtaatttatgaaaaataatctCATGATTTGTCTCTCTCGCAGTATCATTTCGAGTTCGTTTTTTTTATGAGTTCAATGTGTCTTACAAATGCACCTAATATTTATTAGTGACTATTATgtttgtatatgttttataatgattatttcatgtttttattattttcttgagttaatttaaatttaaatgatgtatatatttaaggaaattagtttatttattgaGATAAAGTCAGGGCAGGTGAAACGTAAAAAAATATAGGTCTGGAATTGATAATGTAGCAATATCTTCTACTTCTTGGATAAATAGAATGCCTGCCCTTGCCCTCTTGATTAAGTGGGTTAATCAAGattacaataatttatttgacttaaATCATTTTAGTGTTGTCTACTAACTTTGGTACTCgtataaattacattaaagGAAAGCAATCTAAATGCTATAAGAAATGTGCTACAAGAGGGTACGGAATTATTTGAGGTAATTCGTAAGGATATTATTGTGTCGCACTTTGCTCCTTGCATGAATGGGAAAAACATTTCATCACCTTTCTCAATAATTTCTCATGTTATGGTTATATATTTTAaggaaactttaaaattatgagttttgATGGGGTGGTGAATATTATAGAGAATATGATGAAAATGGTTGTAGTTTTAGGAACTTTGGTTCGATTCCTTCAAGATAACATGCTTAGGATGCTTCATGGAATGGTGTTGTTGAAAGTAATAGGGCGTATGATTGGAGACTCGATCTACACGAACATTTGGTGGCTGAAGTTACTCTAATTAAGTAGTACCCATTGCTCTTTTTGAAATTTGGGTCCAAAAAGTCGATTTAAATCATGTATATGTTTGAGGTTTTTCATTGACTATCCAAaatgatctaaaatatataaattttactatcCATATCATTAGTACAACAAAAATTCTTGAAAGGAATTAATAGTGAGaagtttgataataataaaaacatgattttttagAAAACCAATCTATTGAAAGCTTATGAACTTATGATTCTACAATTAATTATAAGAAAAGTACACATAATAGAAATGAAACCTACTAAAAGAACTACAGAAAGCTATAGTAAAGTagcccaaaattaaatcaatattcGCCTTCCAACAGAATCATGGTTTAGCATTCCCATAAAAATGTCGAGTGACCTAATAAACAGAAAATTAGGTGCAAATGAAGGCACAACTTCGCCAAATAATCAGCAAGAGGATTCTCCTCTCAAAAGACATGTTAAAACTTAACAATTCAATGACGGCTACCCAACTCTCAAATGCTTCTAATTAAGCTCAATTCCATTCTCTCAATTTGCAGGCCATTAAGAATCATCATAGTCTTTTTATACCCTAACAACCAACCATCTTAACTTGTCAAATACACCCCACAATCCAGCTTCCAAGATTGAACATGAACCAATGAACGATGAATCAACTAGATTTGTAGATGAAATGACAATTATGGAAAGGAACCATCTATGAAAATTAGTGGAATTCCTAGTCCTAATTGGTTGTTAAAGGATTTACTCGAAAAGAAAGATTTAATAACAGCCAAACATTTTCACATGTCTTAAAGAAAAACCCTACATTTTTAACGAGAATCTAGAAAATGAGAGATTTATATAAAACAGCCTAAAGATTTTGAAGAGGAAGGAAAGAAATGGGTAACATGcgtataaaaaatttcatatatgaatttaaataagcTTACAAACAAtagtatataaaatttcatgatATTATTAGGACCTTTAGAAATGAGATCGGTGAATCATTCAAAGAACCTCGAAATAAGAGATTAGGAGATACCTCTTATGTATTAGACACTAAAATTATCATGATATTCTTAATTTATCTCAAAACCTATATAATCGAAGTTGTTGAAAGATTTAATGTGAAAGTCTAACTCCAATTGCTAAAAGAGAAAagttaagtaaaattattaCCACTGAAATTAAGTTAAAGCAAATGACAAATATTCCGTATGCTTAAACATGTACTCAACAAGTCACTTTTACAAGTCAAATGCTTGTCCAATATTAAAGTAATCCAATAATACCTTcaatgaatatataaaagattacaTACTCACTTATAAATGTAATATTGATTCATTAAGAGGTTGTTGGATATTGTGATTCCAATTTATTGATCAGTAGAGTtgcagtaaaaaaaaaactactatTGAGGTTAAGTTTATTACATGCCAAGAGCAATTAAATTGAGAAGTTTTTATGAACTCGATCATGTCACAATTCAACTATTGTTTTCTTCTCTAAAAAAGGCAAGTTAAAACACATTAAAGAagggtgtttgaaaattttcttaccTACTTATGCATATCTAATTGGTAGGAATACTTTGGTGTTTTGACATCAAAATAGGATGCTTATGGAATATGATTATAACTCACcttctttttattattgtgaTGCACGTAAGGAATTGTATTTGTAATGATATAAGATTGTCATGACCCTTATTAGTTACCTAGTTAAGTATACTATGTTCATTACAGTAATTAAAGTGGTCACGCCTAAAAGATTTTATGTGATCATTTGATCATGTGGGAGAATACTGAAACATGTGGCTTTCATGACCGCATAAAagattaattgatttattgCTTATCTTTAAtatccaaagaataaaattttttaaatacattaatcaaattaaagttaatCTCGCAGTGTTAATTTCGTCACATTAACACTATCAAGAGTTGTGTTACTATATAAAAATCCATTGGTCCCTCTCCACTCAATCAAGGTTAGAGTTTTTCATCACTTAAAATTAAACATCAAATTGAGCAAGGTGAGAGAATATCAAGTGTGCCTAAGTGATAATATGTTCGAATTTGAATttctaaaaaacctaaaatccaAGAATCAATATATCTCAAggtatcttttatttaaatgataaaatatatgccatataagttttatttatgaatattattatgtttatgattcacaaaattaaggAAAGATGATTACTTTTTTAATAAGTAGAACACAAACTTAAAAACTGTATTCGACtgctaaaatattatttcttcaaaaCTAAGAGTGTTTGGTTAAGTGAGaatataaaagaatagaaagagagaaatgaaaagtgaaaaaaattattttttagtgtgtttagaaagaaaataaaaaaaattcaaattggaataataagagaaatgaaaatga of Gossypium raimondii isolate GPD5lz chromosome 3, ASM2569854v1, whole genome shotgun sequence contains these proteins:
- the LOC105794897 gene encoding putative cell wall protein, with the translated sequence MASKITSFLLAQVFVVSILLAIGRQAVATRNIPRNPENANQAKHPEWLIGHDSSVLIPGLEPKNPYCGRIGGSTDGGSGYIPGGDDTFVPNPGFEVPIPGNGAGSASAGKRQHP
- the LOC105794894 gene encoding pentatricopeptide repeat-containing protein At1g03560, mitochondrial; this encodes MRRTLVKSPILFSISRLQSPPLSSPYRNVDPLPNSPKLSSNSLSISFSRFMFTPSYIPPPEWIEPFINLSGLSSTNPQDLQPSPWVSQILNLLDGSSNMESTLDSFCHKFLIRLSPNFVSFALSSVEIQNKPDVALRFFTWAAKQKKYTHKLECYVSLINVLALANDLVKVRFLFGQLKELGFVLTMSSANSLIKNFGELGMVEELLWVWRRMKENGIEPSLYTFNFLLNGLVNSMFIESAERVFEVMEDGKIRLDLVSYNTMIKGYCKAGKTQKAMELLRVMESINLEPDKITYMTLIQACYSEGNFDSCLALYHEMGEKGCEVPPHAYSLVVGGLCKEGKCLEGYVVFENMIRNGLKANVAVYTTLIDAFAKCGKMEEALELFERMKTDGLEPDEVSYGVIVNGLCKSGRLDEAMEYLRFCRANEVAVNAMFYSSLIDGLGKAGRVDEAQKLFEEMVEKDCPRDSYCYNALIDALAKCGRVNEALTLFNRMEDEGCDQTVYTYTILISGLFRERKNEEAMKLWDMMIDKGITPTAASFRALSIGLCLSGKVTRACKILDDLAPMGVIPETALEDMIYVLCKAGRVKEACKLADGIVDRGREIPGRIRTVLINALRKAGNANLAMKLMHSKIGIGYDRVGSIKRRVKFRILLES
- the LOC105794895 gene encoding uncharacterized protein LOC105794895; translated protein: MQARIPELLQNHVRKDFAMVSIGDSIYIIGGRLCHKAPSHHDPYEIVQDDLEVLSSVIRYDVCSGVWSKCAPLAIPRFDFACTVCDNKIYVAGGQCTLDVARGTSSAEVYNPTLDEWKPLPDMSVMRYKCVGVTWQGKIHVIGGFAEKADLDKLPWNTIGRCSAEVYNSDNAKWDLVMGMWKLDVPPNQIVAVDEKLFSSGDCLNAWKGHIEEYDGKFWNEVEGSHLETLSSPNSVWDANWPPAKRIYITMAAIGSKLFFLAGYRKPGETSRLMSVVHVFDTWAKRDGGRSLEPTEEEGEKELCSHACVVFLPNN